The following coding sequences lie in one Drosophila sulfurigaster albostrigata strain 15112-1811.04 chromosome 2R, ASM2355843v2, whole genome shotgun sequence genomic window:
- the LOC133838792 gene encoding larval/pupal cuticle protein H1C-like, with protein MKFLICLALCIAVAQAGLLAAPVATYSAVAPVTSYSAVAPVATYSAVAPVSTYSALSPLRSYSTYTAPVYRSYAATVAAAPAAVYSAPLTTAYAGTAVVSPFLKK; from the coding sequence ATGAAATTCCTCATCTGTTTGGCGCTTTGCATTGCCGTCGCCCAAGCTGGCTTATTGGCTGCCCCCGTGGCCACCTATTCAGCCGTGGCTCCAGTTACCAGCTACTCGGCTGTGGCACCAGTTGCCACCTATTCGGCTGTGGCCCCTGTTTCCACCTACTCGGCTCTGTCTCCACTTAGATCCTACTCCACCTATACTGCTCCAGTCTACAGGTCGTATGCTGCCACCGTTGCCGCTGCTCCTGCCGCCGTCTACTCCGCACCGTTGACCACTGCGTATGCTGGCACAGCTGTTGTTAGTCCCTTCCTGAAGAAGTAG
- the LOC133835495 gene encoding cryptochrome-1, which translates to MALRSANVMWFRHGLRLHDNPALLSALADKDHGVALIPIFIFDGESAGTKSVGFNRMRFLLDSLQDIDQQLQSETEGRGCLFIFEGNPVEIFRRLNEQVRLHKICVEQDCEPIWNERDDATKNLCNELGIEYVEKVSHTLWDPRTVIDTNGGIAPLTYQMFLHTVQIIGLPPRPVHDPHFGGVSFVQLSPELRRDLGCFEQLPTPEHFNIYSDNMGYLSKINWIGGESQALELLGERLKIEQHAFERGFYLPNQAMPNILDTPRSMSAHLRFGCLSVRRFYWSVHDLFKNVQLRACVRGVQMTGGAHITGQLIWREYFYTMSVNNPNYDRMEGNEICLNIPWAKPNDEQLQRWRLGQTGFPLIDGAMRQLLAEGWLHHTLRNTVATFLTRGGLWQNWEYGVQHFLKYLLDADWSVCAGNWMWVSSSAFERLLDSSLVTCPVALAKRLDPEGIYIKQYVPELQNVPKEFIHEPWRMSAEQQERYECLIGVHYPERILDLAVAGKRNTLAMNSLRNSLITPQPHCRPSNEEEVRQFFWLVD; encoded by the exons atggcCTTGCGTAGCGCAAATGTGATGTGGTTTCGCCATGGACTGCGTCTCCACGATAATCCAGCTTTATTATCCGCATTGGCGGACAAAGATCATGGCGTTGCATTAATACCCATATTCATATTCGATGGCGAGAGTGCTG GCACCAAGAGCGTGGGCTTCAATCGCATGCGATTTTTGCTGGACTCGCTGCAGGACATCGACCAGCAGCTGCAATCGGAGACTGAAGGACGAGGCTGTCTGTTCATTTTTGAGGGAAATCCAGTGGAGATCTTTCGGCGACTCAATGAGCAGGTGCGTCTGCACAAGATCTGCGTGGAGCAGGATTGCGAACCCATTTGGAATGAGCGCGATGATGCCACCAAGAATCTATGCAACGAGTTGGGCATCGAGTATGTGGAGAAGGTGTCGCACACGCTGTGGGATCCACGCACAGTGATCGATACGAATGGAGGTATTGCACCACTGACTTATCAAATGTTCCTG CACACTGTGCAAATTATTGGTTTGCCGCCGCGGCCAGTGCATGATCCGCATTTTGGAGGTGTGAGCTTTGTGCAGTTGTCGCCAGAGTTGCGCCGAGATTTGGGTTGTTTTGAGCAGCTGCCTACGCCGGAGCATTTCAACATATACAGCGACAATATGGGCTACTTATCCAAGATCAATTGGATCGGCGGAGAAAGCCAAGCATTAGAACTGTTGGGCGAGCGTCTGAAGATTGAACAACATGCCTTCGAACGTGGCTTTTATCTGCCCAATCAGGCAATGCCCAATATTCTGGATACGCCCAGATCGATGAGCGCTCATCTGCGTTTTGGCTGCCTCTCGGTACGCCGATTCTATTGGAGTGTGCACGATCTCTTCAAGAATGTGCAGCTTCGTGCCTGTGTGCGCGGCGTGCAAATGACAGGCGGCGCTCACATTACCGGACAGCTCATCTGGCGTGAATATTTCTATACGATGTCGGTGAATAATCCGAATTACGACCGCATGGAAGGCAACGAGATTTGCCTGAACATTCCATGGGCTAAGCCCAACGATGAGCAGCTGCAGCGTTGGCGTCTGGGACAAACTGGATTTCCTCTCATCGATGGCGCCATGAGGCAACTACTTGCTGAGGGTTGGCTGCATCACACACTGCGCAACACTGTTGCCACATTCCTAACACGCGGCGGCCTTTGGCAAAACTGGGAGTACGGTGTGCAGCATTTCCTCAAGTATCTGCTGGATGCCGATTGGTCTGTTTGTGCTGGCAATTGGATGTGGGTATCGAGTTCGGCGTTTGAACGCTTGCTTGATTCCTCGCTGGTCACCTGTCCGGTTGCATTGGCCAAGCGCCTGGATCCCGAGGGCATCTACATCAAGCAGTATGTTCCGGAGCTGCAGAATGTGCCCAAGGAGTTCAT CCATGAGCCCTGGCGCATGTCTGCCGAGCAACAGGAGCGCTACGAGTGCCTCATCGGCGTGCATTATCCGGAGCGTATACTTGATCTTGCAGTGGCTGGCAAACGGAATACGCTTGCCATGAATTCGCTGCGCAATTCACTGATAACTCCACAGCCACATTGTCGTCCTTCGAATGAGGAGGAAGTGCGTCagtttttttggttggtcGACTGA
- the LOC133835496 gene encoding phosphatidylinositol transfer protein beta isoform isoform X1, which translates to MQIKEFRVTLPLTVDEYQVAQLFSVAEASKENTGGGEGIEVLKNEPFENYPLLGGKYNSGQYTYKIYHLQSKVPAYIRLLAPKGSLEIHEEAWNAYPYCRTIITNPGYMNQNFVIYCDSHHFANDLGDLPNVHELTPDKLKVREVVHIDIANDPILPADYKPEEDPTTYQSKKTGRGPLVGADWRKRVDPVMTCYKLVTCEFKWFGLQTRVENFIQKSERRLFTNFHRQVFCSTDRWFGLTMEDIRAIEEKVKDELDKARLVGEVRGMRADGD; encoded by the exons ATGCAGATCAAGGAATt CCGCGTGACTTTACCATTAACCGTGGATGAG TATCAAGTAGCACAATTATTCTCAGTGGCAGAGGCGTCAAAGGAGAACACGGGAGGTGGCGAGGGCATTGAGGTATTAAAAAATGAACCCTTCGAAAATTATCCATTGTTGG GCGGCAAATACAATTCCGGTCAGTATACATATAAGATCTACCATCTGCAATCAAAAGTTCCAGCGTACATAAGACTATTGGCGCCCAAGGGCTCATTGGAGATACATGAGGAGGCATGGAATGCTTATCCTTATTGTCGAACGATTATTAcg AATCCTGGCTATATGAATCAGAactttgtaatttattgtGATTCGCATCATTTTGCAAACGATCTTGGCGATTTGCCTAAT GTTCATGAACTGACGCCCGATAAGCTGAAAGTGCGCGAAGTTGTTCACATCGACATTGCCAATGATCCGATTCTGCCCGCTGACTATAAGCCCGAAGAGGATCCAACCAC CTACCAATCGAAGAAAACTGGTCGTGGTCCTTTAGTGGGCGCTGATTGGCGAAAACGCGTTGATCCTGTGATGACCTGCTATAAGCTGGTCACGTGTGAGTTCAAATGGTTTGGTCTGCAGACAAGAGTAGAGAATTTCATACAAAAGTCCGAGCGACGTCTCTTCACAAACTTCCATCG CCAAGTTTTCTGTTCAACTGATCGCTGGTTCGGTCTAACAATGGAGGACATTCGCGCCATTGAGGAAAAGGTCAAGGATGAGCTTGACAAGGCGCGTCTGGTGGGCGAGGTGCGGGGCATGCGTGCGGATGGTGATTAA
- the LOC133835496 gene encoding phosphatidylinositol transfer protein beta isoform isoform X2: MQIKEFRVTLPLTVDEYQVAQLFSVAEASKENTGGGEGIEVLKNEPFENYPLLGGKYNSGQYTYKIYHLQSKVPAYIRLLAPKGSLEIHEEAWNAYPYCRTIITNPKFMKEAFKIIIDTLHVGDAGDSENVHELTPDKLKVREVVHIDIANDPILPADYKPEEDPTTYQSKKTGRGPLVGADWRKRVDPVMTCYKLVTCEFKWFGLQTRVENFIQKSERRLFTNFHRQVFCSTDRWFGLTMEDIRAIEEKVKDELDKARLVGEVRGMRADGD; this comes from the exons ATGCAGATCAAGGAATt CCGCGTGACTTTACCATTAACCGTGGATGAG TATCAAGTAGCACAATTATTCTCAGTGGCAGAGGCGTCAAAGGAGAACACGGGAGGTGGCGAGGGCATTGAGGTATTAAAAAATGAACCCTTCGAAAATTATCCATTGTTGG GCGGCAAATACAATTCCGGTCAGTATACATATAAGATCTACCATCTGCAATCAAAAGTTCCAGCGTACATAAGACTATTGGCGCCCAAGGGCTCATTGGAGATACATGAGGAGGCATGGAATGCTTATCCTTATTGTCGAACGATTATTAcg AATCCCAAATTCATGAAAGAGGCATTCAAAATAATCATCGACACGTTGCACGTCGGAGATGCGGGAGACTCAGAAAAT GTTCATGAACTGACGCCCGATAAGCTGAAAGTGCGCGAAGTTGTTCACATCGACATTGCCAATGATCCGATTCTGCCCGCTGACTATAAGCCCGAAGAGGATCCAACCAC CTACCAATCGAAGAAAACTGGTCGTGGTCCTTTAGTGGGCGCTGATTGGCGAAAACGCGTTGATCCTGTGATGACCTGCTATAAGCTGGTCACGTGTGAGTTCAAATGGTTTGGTCTGCAGACAAGAGTAGAGAATTTCATACAAAAGTCCGAGCGACGTCTCTTCACAAACTTCCATCG CCAAGTTTTCTGTTCAACTGATCGCTGGTTCGGTCTAACAATGGAGGACATTCGCGCCATTGAGGAAAAGGTCAAGGATGAGCTTGACAAGGCGCGTCTGGTGGGCGAGGTGCGGGGCATGCGTGCGGATGGTGATTAA
- the LOC133835493 gene encoding serine/threonine-protein kinase RIO2: MGKLNVTVLRYLTREDFRVLTAIEMGMKNHELVPGPLAAAIANLKTGGVHKLLKELCKHKLLSYERGKRYDGYRLTNTGYDYLALKSLTLRGSVSSFGNQIGIGKESNIYVVADEDGTPICLKLHRLGRTCFRNVKSKRDYHGRRHKASWLYLSRISATREFAYMSALYDRGFPVPKPIDFNRHCVLMDLVKGWPMTQVHELLDAPQVYDDLMNLIVRLGNSGVIHGDFNEFNLMVTDEGKPILIDFPQMMSTSHENAKFFFERDVNCVREMFRRKFGYESEDYPKFSDLVREDDLDAEVHCTGYGFTKEMEQELLQEYGMVELDEHPDEEENEEQAGDDEPPTLVPAAAEIDEYRRQLENEVSYSETKVTQKSDDAIRRYIESCTQYLGNLSVGPEVSDQTLAAAPKDIETIAPIEEVIEKPIEAVPTLAETTTEAVEDAHSISSNDLETDDMPELAGLDPNSRMYRLKMVEQMLNDARSQRSYSTTASTIAPSVITDRIRRNMDIRERRDHRKRCVAKGEASAVHRHRKENKDVVKEYAGWDF, from the exons atgggaaaattaaatgttacgGTGTTGCGCTACCTGACCAGAGAGGACTTTCGTGTGCTGACAGCTATCGAAATGGGCATGAAGAATCACGAACTGGTGCCCGGTCCATTGGCCGCTGCCATTGCGAACCTCAAGACAGGTGGAGTCCACAAGTTGCTCAAGGAGTTGTGCAAGCACAAACTCTTATCCTACGAGAGAGGCAAGAGAT ATGACGGTTATCGCTTGACGAACACAGGCTACGATTATCTTGCACTAAAATCCTTGACGCTGCGTGGATCTGTGAGTTCTTTTGGTAACCAGATCGGCATTGGCAAGGAATCGAACATCTATGTGGTTGCTGACGAGGATGGTACGCCCATTTGCCTTAAATTGCATCGTTTAGGTCGCACTTGCTTCCGCAATGTAAAGTCAAAACGGGATTATCATGGACGCAGACATAAGGCATCCTGGTTGTATTTGTCGCGCATCTCGGCGACTCGTGAGTTTGCCTACATGTCGGCGCTGTATGATCGTGGCTTTCCCGTGCCCAAGCCCATTGATTTCAATCGCCACTGTGTGCTTATGGATCTAGTCAAAGGCTGGCCAAT gACACAAGTACATGAGCTGCTGGATGCCCCGCAGGTTTATGATGACCTCATGAATCTCATTGTGCGTCTAGGCAATTCAGGAGTTATTCACGGGGATTtcaatgaattcaatttgatggTCACCGACGAAGGCAAACCTATTCTCATTGATTTCCCACAGATGATGTCCACTTCTCACGAGAATGCTAAATT CTTCTTTGAGCGTGACGTGAACTGTGTTCGTGAAATGTTCCGTCGCAAGTTTGGGTACGAAAGCGAGGATTATCCCAAGTTCAGTGACTTGGTTCGTGAGGATGACCTGGACGCTGAGGTACATTGCACTGGCTATGGTTTCACCAAGGAAATGGAGCAAGAGCTGCTGCAGGAATACGGCATGGTTGAACTCGACGAACACCCGGACGAGGAGGAAAACGAGGAACAAGCTGGTGATGATGAACCACCAACTTTGgtgcctgctgctgccgaAATTGACGAGTATCGGAGACAGTTGGAGAATGAAGTCTCGTACAGTGAGACGAAAGTTACACAGAAATCGGATGATGCTATTAGGCGTTACATTGAATCGTGTACACAGTACTTGGGTAATCTGAGTGTAGGTCCCGAAGTCTCTGATCAGACCTTAGCTGCAGCACCAAAAGACATCGAAACTATCGCCCCAATCGAAGAAGTCATCGAGAAACCCATAGAAGCAGTGCCGACTCTAgcggaaacaacaacagaagcagttGAAGATGCGCATTCCATCAGTTCCAATGACTTGGAGACAGATGACATGCCTGAACTGGCCGGTCTCGATCCCAATTCTCGCATGTATCGCCTCAAAATGGTCGAACAGATGCTTAACGATGCGCGTAGTCAGCGTTCCTACTCCACCACAGCCAGCACAATAGCTCCCTCAGTGATCACGGATCGCATACGCCGTAACATGGATATAAGGGAGAGGCGCGACCATCGCAAGCGCTGTGTTGCCAAGGGAGAAGCAAGTGCTGTGCATCGTCATCGTAAGGAGAACAAAGATGTGGTCAAGGAATACGCGGGCTGggatttttaa
- the LOC133835494 gene encoding LOW QUALITY PROTEIN: uncharacterized protein LOC133835494 (The sequence of the model RefSeq protein was modified relative to this genomic sequence to represent the inferred CDS: inserted 2 bases in 1 codon), with amino-acid sequence MPKQVVNEFHVAPVWLTHDYVEQKLRLHLKDKTLQLQELQIQPATANGENYSSVMTRINVKYMDKTVKNTKDTYLVKTTFADMDPTAYLLEPYGIYVREMNMYEEVLPKMSDILKQSLGDHYQQLFAGTMNVDRERNSIIFQDLXPLENFFVADRIKQLDREHAQLALEKLALFHAASTVLNQRQPGIFADKYERCFFNKHTRGYQPMMENMIKALKLSLRDDEELYPRYGEKLKRVAEHIMEYCERLMEPKQDDFLTLCHGDLWTANMMFHNNAQGRPDNVLLIDFQFSVWNSPAIDLHYFFCTSFQDDLCHTEMVQFYYTKLVQALKNLNFKGHIPSLFDFQLQFQARSFYGIFAAFAFQPCMLHMGKDEFSIRRAVCPSKEAEAVRISLYKTEIMRQKIKRFLPIFDRLGLLDDI; translated from the exons atgcCCAAGCAAGTTGTTAACGAATTCCATGTGGCGCCCGTTTGGCTTACACATGATTATGTCGAACAGAAACTGCGATTGCATCTCAAGGATAAGACTCTACAGCTGCAGGAGCTGCAGATTCAGCCAGCCACAGCGAATGGAGAAAATTATTCAAGTGTGATGACGCGCATAAATGTGAAATACATGGACAAAACTGTGAAGAACACGAAGGATACATACCTGGTGAAGACTACATTTGCTGACATGGATCCGACGGCTTATTTGCTGGAGCCCTACGGCATTTATGTCAGAGAAATGAACATGTATGAAGAAGTGCTGCCCAAGATGTCAGATATTCTGAAGCAGAGCCTCGGCGATCATTACCAGCAGTTGTTTGCAGGTACAATGAATGTGGATCGAGAGCGTAACTCGATCATATTTCAGGATCT TCCTTTGGAAAACTTTTTTGTGGCTGATCGTATAAAGCAATTGGATCGCGAGCACGCTCAATTGGCATTGGAAAAACTGGCCTTATTCCACGCAGCTTCCACGGTGCTTAACCAAAGGCAACCCGGCATATTTGCGGATAAATACGAACGATGCTTCTTCAATAAACACACCCGAGGATATCAGCCCATGATGGAGAATATGATAAAAGCTTTGAAACTATCCCTTAGAGATGATGAGGAGCTGTATCCACGCTATGGAGAAAAGCTCAAAAGAGTCGCTGAACATATTATGGAATATTGCGAAAGACTAATGGAACCAAAGCAGGACGATTTTTTGACCTTGTGCCATGGTGATCTTTGGACAGCGAATATGATGTTCCATAACAACGCACAAGGAAGACCTGACAATGTGTTATTAATAGATTTTCAGTTTAGTGTCTGGAACTCACCGGCTATAGATTTACATTACTTTTTCTGCACATCTTTCCAAGACGATCTTTGCCATACCGAAATGGTTCAATTCTATTATACAAAACTTGTTCAGGCTTTGAAGAATCTCAACTTCAAGGGCCACATACCAAGTCTTTTTGACTTTCAGCTACAGTTCCAAGCTCGCTCTTTTTATG GTATTTTTGCAGCCTTTGCTTTTCAACCTTGCATGTTGCATATGGGAAAAGACGAGTTTTCCATAAGAAGAGCAGTTTGTCCCTCAAAAGAAGCTGAAGCGGTGCGAATTTCTCTTTATAAAACCGAAATCATGCGACAGAAAATTAAGAggtttttgccaatttttgaTCGCTTGG GCTTATTAGATGAcatttag